In Calidithermus timidus DSM 17022, the following are encoded in one genomic region:
- the secG gene encoding preprotein translocase subunit SecG, with protein MEILHTLFVIGYVLIAALLVYLVLNQEPKTTGAGDLLGGSGDLFSARGVTGGLYRLTVVLGAVFVLGALVLGIWRI; from the coding sequence GTGGAAATCTTGCATACCCTGTTCGTCATCGGCTACGTGCTGATAGCCGCCCTTTTGGTCTATCTGGTGCTCAACCAGGAGCCCAAAACCACCGGGGCGGGCGATCTGCTGGGCGGAAGCGGCGACCTGTTTAGCGCCAGGGGAGTCACCGGTGGGCTTTACCGGCTGACCGTGGTGCTGGGGGCAGTTTTTGTCCTAGGTGCGCTGGTCTTGGGAATTTGGAGAATTTGA
- the lnt gene encoding apolipoprotein N-acyltransferase: MRFVAAGLALALTLPPFPLGFLAPVPLAFFLLQGGFRVGFLAGLGFWALHLIWLPQSFTLNFGPWGAVPFIPLILVKAALWGLVFGFTVRRPLARVGGWLLLDYWTTLTEVKFPWGFLGYSMVDAPGRVLGALGGVFLLTLIVLLMAWAIARRQYWALAAWAFFWVMPLPVQQPDHQALLVQGNVDPLRKRMGLPDDELYLRLTQRGLAEYPEARLVVWPETAVYQFPQGLEAVLGWRDLVAGFNDGPANEMRLWREGRVVATHLKTRLTPFGEAYPWRRALDGVYNFFAEAFFGPGSHFGDREAGQRPVVLERYGAYICYESVFPAVARDLVGQGAQVLVLGTNDAWFGPSFGAEQHFQMGRMRAVETGRWLLRVGNDGVTASVDPWGRVVKRLQQHVEGVLLAPYALREGQTLYVRLGDWVVALAAVLMAIGLRMRPRMRII, from the coding sequence GTGCGCTTCGTCGCGGCTGGCCTGGCCTTAGCCCTTACCCTCCCCCCGTTCCCTTTGGGTTTCCTAGCCCCTGTGCCCCTGGCTTTTTTCCTACTTCAGGGGGGTTTTAGGGTGGGTTTTCTGGCGGGGCTGGGCTTCTGGGCTTTGCATCTGATCTGGCTGCCGCAGAGCTTTACCCTCAATTTTGGACCCTGGGGGGCAGTGCCCTTCATCCCTTTGATCCTGGTCAAGGCTGCGCTGTGGGGGCTTGTGTTTGGCTTCACCGTGCGGCGGCCCCTGGCCAGGGTGGGCGGCTGGCTGCTGTTGGACTACTGGACCACCCTCACCGAGGTCAAGTTCCCCTGGGGCTTCCTGGGCTACAGCATGGTCGATGCGCCAGGGCGGGTACTGGGGGCGCTGGGCGGGGTATTCCTGCTGACTTTGATCGTGCTGTTGATGGCCTGGGCCATCGCCCGCAGGCAGTACTGGGCCCTAGCGGCCTGGGCTTTTTTCTGGGTCATGCCCTTGCCCGTTCAGCAGCCCGATCACCAGGCCCTGCTGGTGCAGGGTAACGTAGACCCGCTGCGTAAGCGGATGGGCCTGCCCGACGACGAGCTTTACCTGCGCCTGACCCAACGGGGCCTGGCCGAGTATCCCGAGGCCCGCCTGGTGGTGTGGCCAGAGACGGCGGTTTACCAGTTCCCCCAGGGTCTCGAGGCCGTTCTGGGCTGGCGCGACCTGGTGGCCGGCTTCAACGACGGACCGGCCAATGAGATGCGCCTGTGGCGCGAAGGGCGGGTGGTCGCTACCCATCTCAAGACCCGCCTTACCCCCTTTGGGGAAGCCTACCCCTGGCGCAGGGCCTTGGATGGGGTCTACAACTTTTTCGCGGAGGCCTTCTTTGGGCCAGGCAGCCACTTTGGGGATCGGGAGGCGGGGCAGCGCCCGGTGGTGCTCGAGCGCTACGGAGCCTACATCTGCTACGAGTCGGTGTTCCCTGCTGTGGCCCGCGACCTGGTGGGCCAGGGCGCCCAGGTGCTGGTGCTGGGCACCAACGACGCCTGGTTCGGCCCCAGCTTCGGGGCCGAGCAGCACTTTCAGATGGGCCGGATGCGGGCAGTGGAGACCGGGCGCTGGCTGCTCAGGGTGGGCAACGATGGGGTGACGGCCTCGGTTGACCCCTGGGGGCGGGTGGTGAAACGCCTGCAGCAGCACGTCGAGGGGGTTTTACTCGCCCCTTACGCGCTGCGCGAGGGCCAGACCCTCTACGTTCGCCTGGGGGACTGGGTTGTCGCGCTGGCGGCGGTGCTAATGGCTATTGGCTTGCGCATGCGGCCAAGAATGCGTATCATCTGA
- a CDS encoding metallophosphoesterase family protein — MRLAILAEIHANLPALEAALQAARHESVDQVWAVGDLVGYGPHPRQVLRRLDKEGIPCVPGSADLKVAFAMMGMQREGVADSILAWTSEQLSKRELQFLRSLRPRQRIELKGGRLTALHGLPDDPEAKLDTEANVRDILEVFGKLRTRWGVFAGRHIPFYRRVGDGLVIDPGSVGLTLGGEPGADVLILEEDLEGRLNIRFLKVPYDFGQVIFDLTAWELPPIVAEVIRLGRYPG, encoded by the coding sequence ATGCGTCTGGCCATCCTCGCCGAGATACACGCCAACCTGCCCGCGCTCGAGGCCGCTTTGCAGGCCGCGCGCCACGAAAGCGTAGATCAGGTGTGGGCGGTGGGGGATCTGGTAGGTTACGGGCCCCATCCCCGCCAGGTGCTGCGTCGGCTCGACAAAGAAGGCATTCCCTGCGTCCCTGGTTCTGCCGACCTCAAGGTGGCCTTCGCCATGATGGGCATGCAGCGCGAGGGTGTCGCCGACTCGATCCTGGCCTGGACCAGCGAACAGCTCAGCAAGCGGGAGCTGCAATTCCTGCGCAGCCTGCGCCCCCGCCAACGCATCGAGCTCAAAGGGGGCCGCCTCACCGCACTGCACGGCCTCCCCGACGACCCGGAGGCCAAGCTCGACACCGAGGCCAACGTGCGTGACATCCTGGAGGTGTTCGGCAAGCTGCGCACCCGCTGGGGCGTGTTCGCCGGGCGACACATCCCCTTCTATCGGCGCGTAGGCGACGGCCTGGTGATCGACCCGGGTTCGGTGGGCCTGACCCTTGGCGGTGAACCCGGTGCCGACGTGTTGATCCTGGAAGAAGACCTCGAGGGCCGGCTCAACATCCGCTTCCTCAAGGTGCCCTACGACTTCGGCCAGGTCATCTTCGACCTCACCGCCTGGGAGCTGCCGCCCATCGTGGCCGAGGTAATCCGGCTGGGGCGTTATCCGGGGTGA
- the queG gene encoding tRNA epoxyqueuosine(34) reductase QueG — protein sequence MDVRDALEGYAREQGLLSAWAALELPERIRRRYRDWIEQGGHAGMDYLGRRLEERLEPSRRFAWARSVLVLAAAHAYPDPGLPDGGLRLGRVARYAWVRDYHELLRPHLAALESLARQSGVQAKGYVDHGPLSERSYAALGGLGWIGKNGMWMRMEEGSYLTLAVLLTELEAPPASLHPNRCGRCARCHRACPTQALPGDGTLDARRCISYWTIEHRGPIPQALWAGMGDWLLGCDVCQEVCPWNRRAALFWRGFTPEPELAHPDLWAFLELSSRAFARRFEGTVYTRPGRAALARNALIVLFNTGDDAYLPYFRRALQDVNPVVRATAAAAMVRLGRAAEAEAALRDPSATVASYVREALEGMPDTGHTLLKVDRAPHPG from the coding sequence GTGGATGTCCGGGATGCCCTGGAGGGCTACGCGCGCGAACAGGGTCTGCTCAGCGCCTGGGCCGCGCTCGAGCTGCCCGAGCGCATACGGCGGCGTTACCGGGATTGGATCGAACAGGGGGGCCACGCCGGGATGGATTACCTGGGTCGGCGGCTGGAGGAGCGGCTCGAGCCCTCCCGTCGCTTCGCCTGGGCGCGCAGCGTTCTGGTGTTGGCTGCCGCGCACGCCTACCCCGACCCCGGCCTCCCCGATGGCGGCCTGCGGCTGGGGCGGGTGGCCCGCTACGCTTGGGTGCGCGATTACCACGAACTGCTCCGGCCCCACCTGGCCGCGCTGGAAAGCCTGGCCCGGCAGTCCGGCGTTCAGGCTAAAGGCTATGTCGATCACGGGCCGCTGTCCGAGCGCAGCTATGCTGCTTTGGGTGGGTTGGGCTGGATCGGCAAGAACGGCATGTGGATGCGGATGGAGGAAGGCAGCTACCTGACGCTGGCCGTCTTGCTCACCGAGCTCGAGGCCCCACCCGCCTCGCTTCACCCCAACCGCTGCGGTCGCTGCGCCCGCTGCCATCGCGCCTGCCCGACCCAGGCTCTGCCCGGTGATGGCACCCTGGACGCCCGGCGCTGCATCAGCTACTGGACCATCGAGCACCGGGGGCCGATCCCACAGGCGCTGTGGGCTGGCATGGGCGATTGGCTGCTGGGTTGCGACGTCTGCCAGGAGGTGTGCCCCTGGAACCGCAGGGCCGCGCTCTTCTGGCGGGGCTTTACCCCCGAGCCCGAGTTGGCCCACCCCGACCTGTGGGCTTTCCTGGAGCTCTCGAGCCGGGCTTTCGCCCGCCGCTTCGAGGGCACGGTGTACACGCGCCCAGGCCGCGCTGCGCTGGCCCGCAATGCGCTCATCGTGCTCTTTAACACGGGGGATGACGCCTACTTGCCCTACTTCCGCCGTGCACTGCAGGACGTCAACCCGGTGGTCCGGGCCACGGCGGCGGCGGCGATGGTGCGCCTGGGAAGGGCCGCCGAGGCCGAAGCTGCCCTGCGCGATCCCAGCGCGACGGTGGCGAGCTACGTGCGGGAGGCGCTGGAAGGGATGCCGGACACGGGCCACACCCTACTGAAGGTTGACCGCGCCCCTCACCCCGGATAA
- a CDS encoding homoserine dehydrogenase: protein METLRIALLGAGTVGGSLVELLEAHQKRLEALGYRPELVSVLVRDAGKPRPGIPPHLLTTDPGAVAEADVLIEVMGGSKLAGDLVLRALEADTPVITANKALLAERWRELRGYAEDGLLYYEASVMAGTPVIGALQSLWGNRLLELHGILNGTCNYILNRLEAGIPYPQALKEAQDKGYAEADPTLDVGGFDAAHKLTVLSRLTVDPDFAWEEVRANTRGIEHLTPELLNEARANGQVIRLVASLFPEGGRWVGKVRPVRLPANHPLALMGSVRNALLCRTQEAGELVFSGAGAGGHVTASAVLGDLYRLVAGQPGHLPIPNALPLPGTRVEALEEA from the coding sequence GTGGAGACGCTACGCATAGCCCTCTTGGGTGCTGGAACCGTGGGTGGTTCCCTGGTCGAGTTGCTGGAGGCTCACCAAAAGCGCCTCGAGGCCCTCGGCTACCGGCCCGAGCTGGTCTCGGTGCTGGTGCGCGACGCCGGCAAACCCCGCCCCGGCATCCCCCCTCACCTGCTGACCACCGATCCCGGCGCTGTAGCCGAGGCCGACGTGCTGATCGAGGTGATGGGAGGAAGCAAGCTAGCAGGAGACTTGGTGCTGAGAGCCCTCGAGGCCGACACCCCGGTGATCACCGCCAACAAGGCCCTGCTGGCCGAGCGCTGGCGCGAGCTGAGGGGCTATGCCGAGGATGGCCTCTTGTACTACGAAGCCAGCGTGATGGCCGGAACCCCGGTAATCGGCGCACTACAGAGCCTGTGGGGAAACCGCCTGCTCGAGCTGCACGGCATCCTCAACGGCACCTGCAACTACATCCTGAACCGCCTCGAGGCGGGCATCCCCTACCCCCAGGCCCTCAAGGAAGCCCAGGACAAGGGCTACGCCGAGGCTGACCCCACGCTCGACGTGGGCGGTTTCGACGCGGCCCACAAGCTCACGGTGCTCTCGAGGCTCACCGTAGACCCCGACTTCGCCTGGGAGGAGGTCCGGGCCAACACCCGCGGCATCGAGCACCTCACCCCCGAATTGCTCAACGAAGCTCGCGCCAACGGCCAGGTGATCCGGCTGGTCGCAAGCCTCTTCCCCGAAGGCGGGCGCTGGGTGGGCAAGGTGCGCCCGGTGCGCCTGCCCGCTAACCACCCCCTGGCCCTCATGGGCAGCGTGCGCAACGCCCTGCTCTGCCGCACCCAAGAGGCGGGCGAGCTGGTGTTCTCCGGCGCGGGGGCGGGCGGTCACGTCACCGCCAGTGCCGTGCTGGGGGACCTCTACCGCCTGGTGGCGGGCCAGCCCGGCCACCTGCCCATCCCCAATGCCCTGCCCCTGCCCGGTACTCGGGTTGAGGCGCTGGAAGAAGCCTGA
- the thrC gene encoding threonine synthase: MIRYHSTRDPRKTPVRFEDALLKGLAPDGGLYVPDGIPSLDPTNWLSADSLPELGVSVLRRWLEPEVPLSALESILHDALDFPCPLVQLSEDLFVLELFHGPTLSFKDFAARTMARLMQHFLRQRGERRIILVATSGDTGSAVADGFAGQDNIEVVLLYPLGKVSDVQERQLIVRRPGVRALAVRGSFDDCQRMVKEAFVDRELAHLPLSSANSINIGRLLPQSLYYLWAVRQLAQRGLDPNQVNFCVPSGNLGNLTGGVLAALMGQPVHRFLAAHNANHFFPDFLAGKVEAYEFHPTIATVSNAMDVGSPSNFERLLHLLGPERMRAWFWGTTVSDEATLERMRETHRTYGYLACPHTAVGLEALARYRAQTGDRTPLITLACAHPAKFPDAVSSALGIAVPKEEALETLWQRETQVTTVEPSLQALRQVLLS; this comes from the coding sequence ATGATCCGCTACCACAGCACCCGCGACCCCCGCAAGACCCCTGTGCGTTTCGAGGATGCCCTGCTCAAGGGCCTGGCCCCCGATGGGGGTTTGTACGTCCCCGACGGCATTCCATCCCTCGACCCCACCAACTGGCTGAGCGCCGACTCCCTGCCCGAACTCGGGGTAAGCGTCCTGCGCCGCTGGCTCGAGCCTGAGGTCCCCCTGAGCGCGCTCGAGTCTATCCTGCACGACGCCCTCGACTTCCCCTGCCCCCTAGTACAGCTCAGCGAAGACCTCTTCGTGCTCGAGCTCTTCCACGGTCCCACCCTCTCCTTCAAGGACTTCGCAGCCCGCACCATGGCGCGCCTGATGCAGCACTTTCTGCGCCAGCGCGGCGAGCGGCGCATCATCCTGGTCGCCACCTCCGGCGACACCGGCAGCGCCGTGGCCGACGGCTTCGCCGGCCAAGACAACATCGAGGTGGTGCTGCTCTACCCGCTGGGCAAGGTCAGCGACGTGCAGGAGCGCCAGCTCATCGTGCGCCGACCCGGCGTGCGGGCGCTGGCGGTGCGGGGCAGCTTCGACGACTGCCAGCGCATGGTCAAGGAAGCCTTTGTAGACCGCGAACTGGCCCACCTGCCCCTCAGCAGCGCCAACTCCATCAACATCGGGCGGCTGCTGCCGCAATCGCTGTACTACCTCTGGGCCGTCCGGCAGCTTGCGCAGCGCGGCCTCGATCCAAACCAGGTGAACTTCTGCGTTCCCAGTGGCAATCTGGGCAACCTCACCGGCGGGGTTCTGGCCGCTTTGATGGGCCAGCCCGTGCACCGCTTCCTCGCCGCCCACAACGCCAACCACTTCTTCCCCGACTTCCTGGCTGGCAAGGTGGAAGCCTACGAGTTCCACCCCACCATCGCCACCGTCTCCAACGCCATGGACGTGGGCTCACCCAGCAACTTCGAGCGCCTGCTACACCTGCTCGGCCCCGAGCGCATGCGGGCGTGGTTCTGGGGCACCACCGTCTCAGACGAGGCCACCCTCGAGCGCATGCGCGAGACCCACCGGACCTACGGCTACCTGGCCTGCCCCCACACCGCGGTGGGCCTGGAGGCCCTGGCCCGCTACCGCGCCCAGACCGGCGACCGCACCCCGCTTATCACGCTGGCCTGCGCCCACCCCGCCAAGTTCCCCGACGCTGTATCCAGCGCCCTGGGCATCGCCGTACCCAAGGAGGAAGCGCTCGAGACGCTGTGGCAGCGGGAGACCCAGGTGACGACCGTCGAACCCTCGCTGCAAGCGCTCAGGCAGGTGTTGCTGAGTTGA
- a CDS encoding nitrilase-related carbon-nitrogen hydrolase: protein MKSALVHLATRQTPEATLEAALGWLEQAHAQGADLALLPELFPSGYRYADAPKTPWVLAQLQDFARRSGVTIACGVLEQAGERHANRLRVLAPEGERAVYTKLHLIPAFDEPHTMIPGEKPVALELGGFTAGLSICFDLRFPELYRGYAVQGADLFLVPSAWPAERAAAWELLTRARAAENQAYLLAVNHAEPPFGAPSLAVGPLGEVLGRLEREGLLVVELDPTLPKRLRQQFPVLSERRRDLYGDLFAQPVSK, encoded by the coding sequence TTGAAAAGCGCACTCGTCCATCTGGCCACCCGCCAAACTCCAGAAGCAACCCTCGAGGCTGCCTTGGGCTGGCTCGAGCAAGCCCACGCCCAGGGTGCCGACTTGGCCCTGCTGCCCGAGCTGTTCCCTTCCGGCTACCGCTACGCCGATGCCCCCAAGACCCCCTGGGTGCTGGCCCAGCTCCAGGACTTCGCCCGCCGCAGCGGGGTAACCATAGCCTGCGGGGTGCTCGAGCAGGCGGGTGAACGCCATGCCAACCGCCTGCGGGTGCTCGCGCCCGAGGGCGAGCGTGCGGTCTACACCAAGCTGCACCTCATCCCCGCCTTCGACGAACCGCACACCATGATTCCTGGCGAAAAGCCGGTGGCGCTCGAGCTCGGCGGCTTCACCGCCGGGCTGAGCATCTGCTTCGACCTGCGCTTCCCCGAGCTGTACCGGGGTTACGCGGTACAGGGCGCCGACCTCTTCCTGGTGCCCTCGGCCTGGCCCGCCGAGCGGGCCGCGGCCTGGGAGCTGCTGACGCGGGCCAGGGCCGCCGAGAACCAGGCCTATCTGCTAGCGGTCAACCACGCCGAGCCCCCCTTCGGGGCCCCCAGCCTGGCGGTAGGCCCACTGGGTGAGGTACTGGGGCGGCTCGAGAGGGAAGGGCTACTGGTGGTCGAACTCGACCCCACCCTGCCCAAACGGCTTCGCCAGCAGTTTCCCGTGCTCTCCGAGCGTCGTCGCGACCTCTACGGCGACCTTTTCGCCCAACCGGTGAGCAAGTAG
- a CDS encoding S41 family peptidase encodes MLGGLALWLLLTVGMAQPDAYSLRFEQAWRLIHERYWDSNHRGVDWNAVGEKYRARLPQIASWDELYALISAMYDEIGDQHTDFLSPEEARRYLAGAQCYPLPFEGEAPSSSPSSAAPSPTAKPTKPEKPTARPEEAAPAPAFPPSRVEYTERIVVFRLSNLVDASGPQMLRQAIGRYDAQAIGYVLDLRGNPGGLAIRMAEVAGYFMRGVPWRLVTRAFGVSPLPTTPLFGQPLTHKPLVVLIDAEVNSAAEGLAGALKNARRAYLIGTRTAGNTEILLPYCFSDGAVALVASGVLAPFSGPTWEGRGVEPDWVVEKDPLAAAMEYLKRLR; translated from the coding sequence GTGCTTGGAGGGTTGGCCCTGTGGTTGTTGCTGACGGTGGGTATGGCCCAGCCGGATGCCTACTCGCTGCGCTTCGAGCAGGCCTGGAGGCTGATTCACGAGCGCTACTGGGACAGCAACCATCGCGGCGTGGACTGGAATGCAGTGGGGGAGAAATACCGTGCGCGGTTACCCCAAATCGCCAGCTGGGACGAACTGTATGCGCTCATCTCCGCTATGTACGACGAGATCGGCGACCAGCACACCGACTTCTTGAGCCCTGAAGAGGCGCGGCGCTACTTGGCGGGAGCCCAGTGCTATCCGCTGCCCTTTGAGGGGGAAGCCCCCTCGAGCTCACCCTCGTCCGCCGCGCCTTCGCCCACAGCCAAACCCACCAAGCCTGAAAAGCCCACGGCCAGGCCGGAGGAGGCGGCACCGGCACCGGCCTTCCCTCCCTCCAGGGTGGAATATACGGAGCGCATCGTGGTGTTCCGGCTGAGCAACCTGGTGGACGCCAGCGGCCCGCAGATGCTGCGACAGGCCATCGGACGCTATGACGCCCAGGCCATCGGCTACGTGCTCGACCTGCGGGGTAATCCCGGTGGCCTGGCCATCCGGATGGCCGAGGTGGCGGGCTATTTCATGCGCGGGGTACCTTGGCGTTTGGTGACCAGGGCTTTTGGGGTCTCACCCCTGCCCACCACCCCCCTCTTCGGTCAGCCCCTCACCCACAAACCGCTGGTGGTCCTGATCGACGCAGAGGTCAACTCGGCAGCCGAGGGGTTGGCCGGGGCGCTCAAGAACGCCAGGCGGGCTTACCTCATCGGCACCCGCACCGCGGGAAATACCGAAATCCTGCTGCCGTACTGCTTCTCCGATGGCGCCGTAGCCCTGGTGGCCTCGGGGGTGCTGGCTCCCTTCAGTGGCCCCACCTGGGAAGGCCGGGGCGTGGAGCCCGATTGGGTGGTCGAGAAGGATCCGCTGGCAGCGGCGATGGAGTACCTCAAGCGCTTGCGCTGA